TCATGCGCATGCGCGACATGTCCTGGCCTTTGTACACACATTCGACATTTCGGCCTTCAAAGAGTCAGTCATGATGTGATATGTGAGCTTCAAACACTAACTTTGGCAATATGAACAGGGATAAGACTCGTCGCACTTGTATTTCTTGGATCGACAAAGATCGCACGCGCGCGCAGCTCTTGGTCGCCTCGGACGCTGAGCTGCTGGTCTGTTCACCTGAGGACCTTGGGAGTCCGTTGATTCATCCATCTCGACAGTATGAGTATCAACAATGCATAAGTCTTCAACCTGGGGACCCCAGGATGTCGAAGCTTTGAGGCCAGAGTGCGGAGACCCCAGATGGACGGAAATTTCGAGCTCGGAGGCAAATCTGGGGTAACGCGAACGACGAGCTGGGCGAAAGTGATCTGGATCTTGTCTTGAAGGTTTCATTGGCTGACAAGGTTTCTGTCTAGACTGAACATGGCTAGTGTCAAGATCCTGAAGCTGCGGAAAAGCCGGGCACGGCCAATGTAACCTCGGCTGTTCCGAGCGAGCGACTAGCTACCCTATATCCACTAAATTCCGAGGGTCATTTTCATATATGTAGTAACGCGGCAAAGCCACCTGCTTGGTCTCTTAATTTCTCCTCTATCAAGAGACCTATAGTTGATGATCATATCTCCGTCAAAATGCCAAGTTCCACTGTGAGTTGCAGCTTATCTGACGTGTTGAATCCAGCTAACACTTCATGTCGCCAGCAACCCAATCAGACGCATGATGATGCAACCCTTGATGTAGTTGTTGTCGGCGCTGGCCTTGCGGGTCTTGCTGCAGCCATCTCCATTTCTCTTTCAGGCCACAACGTCACTGTTTTAGAGTCGGCAAAAGAACTGCTCGAGGTATACAACTCCGCTATGCCACATACCTACAGAACTCATAACTGATTCACTATTCAGGTTGGTGCTGGTCTACAAGTCACCCCTAACTGTACACGCATCCTCCAAAAATGGGATCTCCCCGACAGACTCTGGAAATCTGCCGCCGAACCCACGTCCCTCGTCGTCCATAGATACTCCGGCCGAACGCTCGCTATAGAACCCGATTTTCACAAGCATATCCGCAAGAAGTACGGGGCCCCCTTTATCGATCTCCACCGCGTAGACCTCCAGCTTGCGCTCTACGACAAGGCGAAAGAATTAGGCGTCCAGTTCAAGCTCGGAGATAGGGTAAAGGACATTGACTTTAGTATTCCTGAAGTCAGCACTGAGGCTGGGGCTAAGTACACCGGTGACTTGATCGTTGCAGCGGACGGACTCTGGTCTAAGTGCCGGTCCAAGTTCCTTGGCAGTGAAGATAAGCCCATGCCCACTGGAGACCTAGCATACCGTGTTGTTCTTGACGCGAAGGACATTGATGATCCTGAGCTGCGCGAGTGGGTTGAGCGCCCAACGGTCCACTTCTGGATCGGTCCAGGTGCTCATGCTGTTGGGTATTCCATGCGTGGGGGACAGATGTATAAcgttgttcttcttgttcccGATGATCTTCCATCGGACGTCAGTCGACAGGCTGGATCAGTGGAGGAGATGCGAGAGTTGTTTAATGACTGGGATCCGATTCTGGCAAGGTTCCTGAGTCAGGTCGACAAGGTTGACAAGTGGAAGCTGATGCACAGTAAGTTACACACCCATGTCACTATCCTCGGAGCTGACAGATTTTGTaggagaagagcttgatTCATGGATTAATGACGACTCAAACTTCGTCTTCGTGTAAGTGATTCTTCAATGTCATCATACAAGGCATTCTGCTAACACCTTGCTTCCAGTGGTGATGCCTGCCATCCGATGCTCCCATACCTAGCCCAAGGTGCCAACTCCGCCGTGGAGGACGGTGCAGTTCTGGGTCTGCTTCTCGGCCACGTAAAGTCCAAGCAGCAATTACCAAAGGCCTTGTCTATGTATGAGAGGTTACGCAAGTCTCGTGGAGAAGCCATTGTGCGGGAAACCTTCAAACAGGTATAGATTCACCATCCTCGGGATAGTTCACAGTATAAACTAACGTGTCGTAGCGAGAATCATTCCATATGCCTGACGGACCCGCTCAAGAGGCGCGTGATGAGACTTTCTTATCTCAACTTGGTGCTGAGGAACTCAAAGGCCCGTTCCCAAGCAGGTGGACTTGCCCGCAGGTTCAGCCTTGGCTGTACGGGTATGATGCatttgaggttgttgaagatgcagTGAAGCGTGAGCCTTTCACGGAATAGCTTGCCAAGGCTATGTAGATTATTCAGAGTGCCTTATCATATTAGCAATCGTTCTGCTTCCCAAGAGGAGGACTTTTAAGTTACAAATACAAAACGATGAATTCAGGTATAAGCTTCGGAGGGAGAAACTAATATGAACACATAAATCACGAAAGCCGCTTCATGACAGACAGCATACCTAGTTGACTAAAAGTTGGCTAGATGGATCTCATTGAAATACGAGAAGCTTCGATTATCAAACAGCACCCTAGCCTTTGGCAGGGCACTATTACGAAACAGTAAAATTATCATGATCTACTTAATTAACGACTCGAGAAAGTCAAAGCCCTGTCTCTGAAGATTCCAAGTAACAGATCCCACTTCCATCTTGGCCGCAAAAGTATGCTCCTCCCTAGGAACCTCCACCATCCCGcactcaacaccattccGCTTTAGCACATCAAGCAACTTTCTACTCAGATGAATCGGGACTTTTGTATCTGCATCGCCATGCACGATGAAAGTCGGAGGAAACGAGGAGTCGACGTTCAATGCAGGGTCGACTTTGCTCCAGTCTTTCGAAGGAAAGATGGCATCGAGGACGGTGCCGTTGGCTAGTTGTGTCAGGGCATATGCTTGGCGGGGATCGCTGAAATCTGGAGGTCCTGTTGCCTGGCCTTCGAGGGAGACGCCTCCAGTGATGGGGACCGGGTCCTCGTCAAATACTTTGTTGAGGAACGAGTCTGTGAGTCCAGGTGGTAGCTTCATGCCCTCAAGCCTTGTCGTCCAGAAGTCGTCCGCAAAGTTGCTAGGTCCATACATGTCGTAGATTCCTGCGACCGGACGAGGAACATCAAAGCCCTATCTCAGCGTAAGCCTCATATGCCACAGCTCTCTATCAGCTCAACTTACCAAGCAGAGTGACAAATGCCCACCAGATGAGGTGCCGAATGCAAAGACATGGTCGAGATCTGGTACGAGTGCTGAGCTCGCTTTGCCCAGAGCTGTTTCGAGACCTCCATCATACACCCAAGCCAGTAAATCTCGACAGTCTTGCATCGGGCCCTCCAAAAGATTCACTTGGGGACAAAGCCGATGATTTAGAGCTAGCACTATCCATCCTCGCCTAAGACAGTCTGATACCTGGTCTTTGTTGACCATCTTGGAGGACCCGAGCATAAAAGCCCCTCCATGGATGTTAATTACTTCATGATTATCAGTATGTATCTAGAGGCAGTCAAATGCTTTGACTTACAGACTGGACATTTTGTAGTTTTATTAGTGACGGAAGGCAGGTAAACATCCACATCAATCTCTTGTTCACCCAGCTGCTTGTAAACAGCTCGAAACGAAGTCGGTAGGCTCATATTCTGTCTGAGGCCAAAGAAGCTGTAGCTCAATAAAGCGTAAGTGAAGATCTGGCATCCATCAAAGTAATCTGTCAAAAGACCCTGCCTGTCCCAGTTCCGATACAGTTCTGCAAACTAAGGTTCCGGTCATGCCGTGGACCCCGTGTCGGAATCGCGGCTTTTCCGCACTTCAAGCCAAGCTTCGTCACCGGCCAAAGTTAGTTTGAGGGGTAGCCATGGAAAATCCGGGGCGGATGCGGGGTTCTCCAGCGCCTCCGAACCGTGATGTGGAGATCGGAAAGTGGGAGGTCGAAGGAGTAGAAGAGTAGAGGGTCCTGCTAATGATCCAGCACGCTCACACATGCGTACTAATTCATCAATACTTGGCAGTTTTCTCCGAGTACTCACCATCACAACCAAAAATTACACTATCCCTAATTCACCATGAGCGTCCCCCTACATACTTCTCCTCCCAATGAGAGGACAAGCTACATGATCGACCAGCTAGAAGGAGAGCGCGTTAGCATTCCTGGAAGCAAGGGTGTTTTCAGAATCCTCGCTTCGTCCAAGCAGACCAATGGTGGCATGGCCGTGTTTACTAGCGGTGCTGTCTTAGCAGATGCCCCTGGCTTTCACTGGCATGAGGAAGCTCATGATGTCTTTCTTGTCACCAAGGGATTCTTGAAGCTGTGGAGTGGTGATAAGTGTCGAATCATGGGTCCTGGTGACTTTGCTTATATCCCTCCTGTAAGCCAAAATCCTGTCTAACAATTTGATCTGCCGACTAACACGAGGATAGCACGTTATCCACAACCCTCTCCTACTCGGACCTCACACTGAGACCGTGGGTCTGGTAGCACCGGGTGACTGGGTTGACTTCTTCAGATATGTCGGCGAGACATATAATGGCATTCTTGTGCCGGAGACTGATGACCGCGACATCAAGTCGATGCTCatgcagaagatgatggcggcCAAGGACCGTTTCGACGTTCACTTCAAGCGTGACTACCAGCCGCCCGAGGTTGGCGAGTGGCTTGACTCTGAGAACCAACTCGCTGGCCCTGGGGAAGCTTATTTCTTGCGCGCCAATACCGGACCGCGATGGCTTCTGGGAGGTGTTATGTCAAGACCTTTCATTCTTGCATCCCAATCCGGTGGCAAGTTCTCAATGTCGAGTATTGAGTCATCGAATGTCTACAAAAAGTCGCCTTTGAGCAAGTGGCTTACATTTACTTCTATCGATCATTGCCTCATCGTTCAAGAAGGTCTGCTCAGAGTGAAGATCAAGTCTGGGGATAGTAGTTCTTGGAGTGAAGTCAGAGAGGGTCAGACGGTGGTCATTGCTGCAGGAGAGACTTTCACTCTGGACTTTGGCAGTAAATATGTCCGTGTCTGGACTTTTGCCAATGGAAGAGGAATTGAAGAGCTGGTTCAGAATGCTGGATCGCCGGCTACGGGATTCGTACTACCTGATGAGGTTGGAGACTGGGAGGAGTCCAAACTACTGGACGTATGTAAAGAACTTGGGGTGGAGGTTGCAGACCTATAGATATTATCATAGCGAATacattgcattgcatatTCTATTGACTCTTGTCAATTTAAGATTTGCATGATTTGCGTTCCGATTCTTGTATGAGGAGCAACAGTATTACTCTCATCCCGACTCGGCCACGGGGGTGCTAAAAATATTGCATGTGCATAATAGCATTATGACTGCCTACAGTAACTCAAGGGTTGAAACATTGGCGGGTTTATAAAAGTTTCAACATAAGATAGCGAAGGATTGGTTTAATCGACGTAAATCTATTCGCTTATATCTGGTCTAAATAACAACAGTGACACGTTGATCTCCAACCTCCACGCCATACTCGCCCTTATCCTCTACCCAAGCATGTGAATCCTCACTCCAATGGCTGTTGAAAGTGTCGACCTCAATCTGCATAGACACTTCTTTAGTCTCACCTGGCGAGAGTTGAACCTTGGTGAATCCCTTCAGCTCCCGAGTTGGCCTCCAATGAGCTCCGTTCTTAGGGGCGCTAATGTAGACTTGCACCACTTCTTTGCCAGAAAGGCTGCCAGTATTCGATACATTTACGCTGACTGTGAGAGTTGAAGGGGTTGAAGAGGCGTCCAATTTGGCTTGGAGACTGTCATACGAGAATGAAGTGTAAGACAGCCCATGGCCAAAGGGAAACTGAACCCGGTTCTCCGATACCCGGGCTCGGTATCCGATCTCCAAGCCCTCAGCGTACTTGATGGTAAAGTCACCTGCCTCATACTTCTGAGCAGGGAAGTTCCCAAAACTGGGCCAGTCTTCCAGAGTCTTGAACCAAGTCGCCGTCAACCTCCCACTGGGGTTCACCTTTCCAGTCAAGATATCAACCATAGCCTGCGGTCCCTCTTGACCAGGGAAATGCATGTTCACGATagcatcgacatcatcaacgaaGCTACTGATATAAAT
This genomic stretch from Fusarium fujikuroi IMI 58289 draft genome, chromosome FFUJ_chr09 harbors:
- a CDS encoding related to salicylate hydroxylase — encoded protein: MPSSTQPNQTHDDATLDVVVVGAGLAGLAAAISISLSGHNVTVLESAKELLEVGAGLQVTPNCTRILQKWDLPDRLWKSAAEPTSLVVHRYSGRTLAIEPDFHKHIRKKYGAPFIDLHRVDLQLALYDKAKELGVQFKLGDRVKDIDFSIPEVSTEAGAKYTGDLIVAADGLWSKCRSKFLGSEDKPMPTGDLAYRVVLDAKDIDDPELREWVERPTVHFWIGPGAHAVGYSMRGGQMYNVVLLVPDDLPSDVSRQAGSVEEMRELFNDWDPILARFLSQVDKVDKWKLMHREELDSWINDDSNFVFVGDACHPMLPYLAQGANSAVEDGAVLGLLLGHVKSKQQLPKALSMYERLRKSRGEAIVRETFKQRESFHMPDGPAQEARDETFLSQLGAEELKGPFPSRWTCPQVQPWLYGYDAFEVVEDAVKREPFTE
- a CDS encoding probable dioxygenase — its product is MSVPLHTSPPNERTSYMIDQLEGERVSIPGSKGVFRILASSKQTNGGMAVFTSGAVLADAPGFHWHEEAHDVFLVTKGFLKLWSGDKCRIMGPGDFAYIPPHVIHNPLLLGPHTETVGLVAPGDWVDFFRYVGETYNGILVPETDDRDIKSMLMQKMMAAKDRFDVHFKRDYQPPEVGEWLDSENQLAGPGEAYFLRANTGPRWLLGGVMSRPFILASQSGGKFSMSSIESSNVYKKSPLSKWLTFTSIDHCLIVQEGLLRVKIKSGDSSSWSEVREGQTVVIAAGETFTLDFGSKYVRVWTFANGRGIEELVQNAGSPATGFVLPDEVGDWEESKLLDVCKELGVEVADL